The DNA window GCCCTGCTGCCCAAGTTCATGGATCATCTGGGGGAGGAGGAGCGCAGTGCGGGCTTCGGGCTCATCCGGACGGCCTACATGGTGCTGGGGGCCAGTGGCAGCGTCGTGACCGGCGCGGTGGCCGACCTGCTGGGGTGGGGCCCGGCCTTTCTCGCCCTGGCGGGGCTGCTGGGCGGAATGCTTCTGGTGCTCCTGTACGGAATGCGGCGCGCCCGAACGGATGCGGCGCAGCGGGTTGCCCCTTGACGACTGCGGAGACCGTCCTGCTGCAGACCGTGCATCCTGTGCCGGGGCAAGCCCATAAGAGGCCCCACGTCTGCGCGCAATTCCCCTTTCCCCTCCCGACCCATGTCCCTCACTCCCGACGACTACGACGTGCTTGCGTTCGACTGCTACGGCACCCTCGTCGACTGGGCCGACGGCATCTCCACGGCGCTGCGGCCCATCCTCCGCGCCCACGACGTCGAACTCGACGACGAGGCGCTCTTCCGGCACTACGGGGAGTTTGAGCGGGACGTGGAGTCCGGCAGCTACGTCAAATACAAAGAGGTGCTGGGACGCGTCCTGCGGCGGTTCGGGGACCGGTTCGGGTTTACCCCGACCAACGTGGAGACGGAGCGGTTCGTCGGGTCGGTACGGAACTGGCCCCTCTTCCCGGACACAAATGCGTCCCTCCGGCGGCTGAGCGCGTCGTTTCGGCTCGCCGTCATCTCGAACGTGGACGACGACCTCTTCCACGATACGGCCCGCCACCTCAGCGTGGACTTCGACGACGTCATCACGAGCGAACGGGTGCGGGCCTACAAGCCGGCGCTCGACCCCTTCGAGACGGCATTCACGCGGCTCGGCGTGCCGCCCAATCGGCTCCTGCACGTCGCCCA is part of the Salinibacter ruber DSM 13855 genome and encodes:
- a CDS encoding haloacid dehalogenase type II, coding for MSLTPDDYDVLAFDCYGTLVDWADGISTALRPILRAHDVELDDEALFRHYGEFERDVESGSYVKYKEVLGRVLRRFGDRFGFTPTNVETERFVGSVRNWPLFPDTNASLRRLSASFRLAVISNVDDDLFHDTARHLSVDFDDVITSERVRAYKPALDPFETAFTRLGVPPNRLLHVAQSVYHDVNPAGRLGIDCVRVRRYDDRFDPPAPQTDPVHTVPDLTTLADGLLD